From Salmo salar chromosome ssa21, Ssal_v3.1, whole genome shotgun sequence:
ggagctcaaaagttagtttcttactgttataactcaaatctgtgattttgtcaatgcaataaactatttttatagctgtgtttattatgttatttgtaatattgttttattgctatatccttatattgtattctaattaataattcctctttattctgtactttcagaaaccacaaaCAGTATTTGCCAATATCATAACTGGACATCTTTCGAGCTGAAGATTGAGGACAGCTTTTGTATGCTAACGTTCTCTCCTTAACAGTTTTACTGGATGgaaacacagcaagaaaacacataggccaatatgtaatagtcgtctattttattgaagtattggtagttggttcaacaacaacttgttttactagaggacaaaaaattgaatatgcataacccatatttaatattcatgcagtgactgaacaacaactgcatttccaccccccacctctaaaggcatagtatcatggcaggtcacctgtcaagtcacctgtcaggtcagtcagtcacttattgctgcagatgtgctcaataATGCTTGAGCATGTGATACTCCTCAAAGCATGGTGAAATACATAGAGGTGTATCacaagctaaacacatgtattttgTCATCTTCCTCTGCTTACTTCTCCTGGCGCCAGACAGGCAGACTTTGCAGTGCCTCCGTGTGCGACTACCTTGAGCAGCAGTTTGAGGGACTTTGCAGGGAAAATGCCGTGCAGTGAGGCGTAGGGGATTGTCTAAAGCAGGGCGACCCCCAGTGGAGGGGCGCCGAGGGGTGTGGTGCTCCTCCAACAGCTCTCTCATGAGGTTCTCTCTGTATTTTTGGTAGGTAATTACTTTACCtatgagggagtggggaggatgaGGAAAGTTAGAGGATGATGAGGCAGTGGGTAGGTTGGTGAGATATTGTCACTGTAATTGCATAATGGATTTGTATGTGAACTGTACATCCAATTACAAAAATACCTCgttcagtaatcatctcacctgTTAGTTGGCGGTGAACTATGCTGCCGTTGAGGACAGCAGTGTCGATCAGCTGGAAAAATAtcttcttataccacttggtcgttttccgagtgcattccacaaagctgtttatcatgtccgccttatccacggcccccattttgaggttatagtctAGCACACAATCTggttttatctttctctctcccgtcaggcggtccaccttccctgtggccgacatggttgctgtatggacagtggagaggacatggacgtctcttttgtcatgccactttactgccagctgttgaccgttctcctggaactccacctcccctctctgcatcttcctgcatccgaatgccgggatccccttcctgttcgacctgactgtgccacaggcccctgtgctgttggagagcagatgctggaagagtgtggGACTGCTCTACCAATTGTCCACGTACAAAGTGTGTCCCTTGCCGAGATGAGGAGCCAGCATGGTCATCACCACGGACCCAGACACCCCAAGCCCCTCATAATGTTTGATGTCAGTGGTAGACCCTGTGTACACTATAATATCCAGGACATATCCTGTCTTCACGTCGCACATGACAAAGaacttgaccccaaacctgtgccttttggagggaatatattgacggaacgccagcctacctttccataacatcagggactcatcaatgcataggtccttgtatggcacaaagacccgaccaaatgctgatgtcaggctgataagaacaattcttattttgtataacgggtcacttaggatggcagtagcattgttgacgaaatgcaggcatcgcagcagaattaggaagcggtcttgggaaaagagggtggcaaagaagggagttgcaaacataggatctgtgctccagtagtctcttagggagttcttctttactatccccatgaggaggactgtcaccaggaaggtatacatttcactaattgtggttgtcacccatttagcgagtttccccctcactcctggctctctcttctcctgtagctccaaggcatagcgattggtctcctgtactatgtttcccacgagctcctctgtcagaaacaacttgaagcactctgcctcagttggaaatggcaaggggcgttgcactccagactgggactcgtcaaagcaaacagcagggccaggaggggtgaaatggctggcggccttccagctaccacagaactcttgtacttcatccactgtcggtctgcctccatcaccaccagcatcttcaaagggacctggtacttcgtcagtggacaagggaacctcagattcagggttctcaatggctacaaggttggggggcagctcctcactgtcactgtcacaatctgattcctga
This genomic window contains:
- the LOC106581633 gene encoding piggyBac transposable element-derived protein 4-like — its product is MGAVDKADMINSFVECTRKTTKWYKKIFFQLIDTAVLNGSIVHRQLTGKVITYQKYRENLMRELLEEHHTPRRPSTGGRPALDNPLRLTARHFPCKVPQTAAQGSRTRRHCKVCLSGARRSKQRKMTKYMCLACDTPLCISPCFEEYHMLKHY